The Streptomyces sp. Je 1-332 genome has a window encoding:
- a CDS encoding YdbC family protein, translating to MLVKWIRCTVVDRRGFERGQRKWAGLLGEPGFRGQGGGWSRERPGVAHVFGFWESRAFYDSFMARSHDRLAATQSGTFKNIQIKLFDHRFDVKTGFEPRFADADVVRVAHCRVREARVEHFALMQEKVWNPAMAGSPGMVRGLFGEAPGHEFLILSMWLSAAEHGKYRRERVERLSLRAQTEADVAALAGDIVELEPSWTV from the coding sequence GTGCTGGTCAAGTGGATTCGCTGCACCGTGGTGGACCGACGGGGGTTCGAGCGGGGACAGCGGAAGTGGGCGGGGCTTCTGGGGGAGCCGGGGTTCCGGGGACAGGGCGGGGGGTGGAGCCGGGAGCGGCCGGGCGTGGCGCACGTCTTCGGCTTCTGGGAGAGCAGGGCCTTCTACGACTCCTTCATGGCGCGCTCCCACGACCGGCTAGCCGCGACGCAGTCAGGCACCTTCAAGAACATCCAGATCAAGCTCTTCGACCACCGCTTCGACGTGAAGACGGGCTTCGAGCCGCGCTTCGCGGACGCCGACGTGGTGCGGGTGGCGCACTGCCGGGTGCGTGAGGCGCGGGTGGAGCACTTCGCGCTCATGCAGGAGAAGGTCTGGAACCCGGCGATGGCTGGTTCTCCGGGGATGGTGCGTGGACTCTTCGGCGAGGCACCGGGGCACGAGTTCCTCATCCTCTCGATGTGGCTGTCGGCCGCCGAGCACGGCAAGTACCGCAGGGAACGGGTGGAGCGCCTGTCGCTGCGCGCCCAGACGGAGGCCGACGTGGCGGCACTGGCCGGTGACATCGTCGAACTGGAGCCGTCCTGGACGGTGTGA